In the Streptomyces formicae genome, one interval contains:
- a CDS encoding phenylalanine 4-monooxygenase, producing the protein MSASTIVIHQAVLMFKEATLYSPVINNEHGRVSVIFAKDHPGYQDRPYQEHRARIAELALRHRKGEPAPDIPYTEAEHETWHTVSTELSAKHRVHACREFIEASELLDLRHERLPQLSDVSARVYPLTGFTFGPAAGLVAQRDFYGSLADRRFQATQYIRHPSFPRFSPEPDMIHEVVGHGTHLSSNRWATLYELLGKTVRRLESDEAVSLVSRVFWFTIEYGLVKEDGRTKVCGASLLSSCGEMDYFLGADINSFDAAAMGRQGYLVEKYQPVLFRAESFNHFEDFLSEFLTSIDDDSELVAA; encoded by the coding sequence TTGAGCGCTTCAACCATCGTCATCCACCAGGCGGTTCTGATGTTCAAGGAAGCCACCCTTTACTCTCCGGTCATCAATAACGAACACGGACGCGTGTCCGTGATCTTCGCGAAGGACCACCCCGGATACCAGGACCGGCCGTATCAGGAGCACCGGGCCCGCATAGCCGAACTCGCTTTACGGCACAGGAAGGGCGAACCGGCACCCGACATTCCTTATACGGAGGCCGAACACGAGACGTGGCACACGGTGAGCACGGAATTGTCCGCCAAGCACCGCGTGCACGCCTGTCGTGAATTCATCGAGGCGAGCGAGCTGCTCGACCTGCGCCACGAACGGCTTCCGCAGCTCAGCGACGTCTCAGCACGCGTATACCCGCTCACCGGATTCACCTTCGGCCCGGCCGCGGGCCTGGTGGCGCAGCGTGATTTCTACGGCTCGCTGGCCGATCGAAGGTTTCAGGCGACCCAGTACATACGCCATCCTTCGTTTCCTCGGTTTTCGCCGGAACCGGACATGATCCATGAGGTGGTGGGGCACGGCACACACCTTTCAAGTAATCGATGGGCGACGCTGTACGAACTTCTCGGGAAGACGGTTCGCCGTCTTGAGTCCGACGAGGCGGTCAGCCTCGTGTCCCGCGTCTTCTGGTTCACCATCGAATACGGACTGGTGAAGGAGGACGGCAGGACCAAGGTCTGCGGAGCCAGCCTGCTGTCCTCCTGCGGAGAAATGGACTACTTCCTCGGCGCGGACATCAATTCGTTCGACGCTGCGGCCATGGGACGTCAGGGCTACCTGGTGGAGAAATACCAGCCGGTCCTGTTCAGGGCCGAGTCCTTCAACCATTTCGAGGACTTCCTCAGCGAATTCCTGACCAGCATCGACGACGACAGCGAACTCGTCGCGGCCTAG
- a CDS encoding cytochrome P450, producing the protein MKIRTPRWTAGRVAADLADPYLYTDETHLEMWRQARAAHPVAWTESELAGGFWSVVTHAEGSEVIRRPTSFVSVQGMRLQANPAGVRAAAGRMLVVSDGAEHRRLRGVHQAWFNARSVAALVPTLGARVEERLDALLARGTTFDAIAELTAEVPRWALFDLLGVPDEDQDELARTMEEAFDDSDPGPAGEAARTAAHTRIFGHFGDLLDLRREEPGDDIVSALAQAAPDGVPLTDDEILLNCDGLMNGGLETTSHALAGALLVFARRPDVWRRLREDPGLIDTAVEEILRWTSPALHALRTAAEDTVLGDVRIAAGDRVAVWYPSCNRDEKVFADPDTFRLDRRPNPHIAFGGGPHYCVGATLTRLEVKCVLAAAVERVAEIEVEGEAVRRPSNFLQGLSHLRIGLTADRRPGPRSGPGPRSDPEPRPDPEPLPDPLDGASTNGTSSDLRIVLPGADTATGTGTVEVRSNQEVTFGRGLTGAPADISVDDPTGEPIAGRIRAAEDGLWFITNLSRARTYVVENEEGGGEYVCVPPGRLDMPVPFPHARISLPSSTGSTYLSVSAPTPANAYAATTYAPDADPAARPDPAFALDPRAKYFLVLVALCEPQLRAPATMAIPSTAEIVRRLSPLASCRRISPAAVNFHIEYIAGNKLGVRNQQSPSGRSGGNWLRQAVVSTALRFRLVWTEHLALLPAVEAR; encoded by the coding sequence ATGAAAATTCGGACTCCTCGATGGACGGCCGGCCGAGTTGCCGCGGACCTCGCCGACCCCTACTTGTACACCGACGAGACGCACCTGGAAATGTGGCGGCAGGCGCGCGCGGCGCATCCGGTGGCGTGGACGGAGTCGGAGCTGGCCGGTGGCTTCTGGTCGGTCGTGACCCATGCCGAGGGCTCGGAGGTGATCAGACGCCCCACGAGCTTCGTCTCCGTCCAGGGGATGCGCCTCCAGGCCAACCCCGCGGGCGTGCGGGCCGCGGCGGGACGCATGCTCGTCGTCTCCGACGGCGCCGAGCACCGCCGCCTTCGCGGCGTGCACCAGGCCTGGTTCAACGCGCGCTCCGTCGCCGCCCTGGTCCCCACGCTCGGCGCCCGTGTCGAAGAACGCCTGGACGCCCTCCTCGCCCGCGGCACGACCTTCGACGCGATCGCCGAACTCACCGCCGAGGTGCCGCGGTGGGCCCTGTTCGACCTCCTCGGTGTTCCCGATGAGGACCAGGACGAGCTGGCCCGCACGATGGAGGAAGCCTTCGACGATTCCGACCCGGGACCCGCGGGCGAGGCCGCCCGCACCGCCGCGCACACCCGGATATTCGGCCACTTCGGGGACCTGCTCGACCTGCGCAGGGAGGAGCCCGGCGACGACATCGTCTCCGCGCTCGCCCAAGCCGCCCCGGACGGCGTCCCGTTGACCGACGACGAGATCCTGCTCAACTGCGACGGCCTGATGAACGGCGGCCTGGAGACCACCTCGCACGCGCTGGCCGGGGCCCTGCTGGTCTTCGCCCGTCGGCCCGACGTGTGGCGAAGGCTCAGGGAGGACCCCGGGCTGATCGACACGGCGGTCGAGGAGATCCTGCGGTGGACCTCACCGGCCCTGCACGCCCTGCGCACCGCCGCGGAGGACACCGTGCTCGGCGACGTCAGGATCGCCGCGGGCGACCGCGTCGCGGTCTGGTACCCCTCCTGCAACCGCGACGAGAAGGTCTTCGCCGACCCCGACACCTTCCGGCTCGACCGCCGCCCCAATCCGCACATCGCCTTCGGCGGCGGCCCCCACTATTGCGTCGGCGCCACCCTGACCCGCCTGGAGGTGAAGTGCGTGCTGGCGGCCGCGGTCGAACGGGTCGCGGAGATCGAGGTCGAGGGCGAGGCCGTGCGGCGCCCGTCCAACTTCCTCCAGGGCCTCTCCCACCTCCGGATCGGCCTGACGGCGGACCGCAGGCCGGGCCCGCGCTCAGGGCCGGGCCCGCGCTCGGACCCCGAGCCACGACCGGACCCGGAGCCGCTCCCCGACCCACTCGACGGAGCCTCGACGAACGGCACGTCGTCCGACCTGCGGATCGTCCTGCCCGGCGCGGACACCGCCACCGGCACCGGCACCGTCGAGGTGCGCAGCAACCAGGAGGTCACCTTCGGCCGGGGCCTGACCGGCGCCCCTGCCGACATCTCCGTCGACGACCCCACCGGCGAACCCATCGCGGGACGGATCAGGGCCGCCGAGGACGGCCTGTGGTTCATCACCAACCTCAGCCGGGCCCGCACCTACGTGGTGGAGAACGAGGAGGGCGGCGGCGAGTACGTCTGCGTGCCCCCAGGGCGGCTCGACATGCCGGTCCCATTCCCGCACGCCAGGATCAGCCTGCCGTCCTCCACGGGGTCGACGTACCTGTCCGTGAGCGCGCCGACCCCGGCCAACGCGTACGCGGCCACCACGTACGCCCCCGACGCGGACCCCGCCGCGCGGCCCGACCCGGCGTTCGCCCTGGACCCCCGGGCCAAGTACTTCCTGGTCCTCGTCGCCCTGTGCGAGCCCCAGTTGCGCGCGCCCGCCACGATGGCCATCCCCAGCACCGCCGAGATCGTCCGCAGGCTGAGCCCGCTGGCTTCCTGCCGCAGGATCAGTCCGGCCGCCGTCAACTTCCACATCGAGTACATCGCGGGGAACAAGCTGGGCGTACGCAACCAGCAGTCGCCGTCGGGGCGTTCGGGCGGCAACTGGCTGCGCCAGGCGGTCGTCTCCACCGCGCTGCGGTTCCGGCTCGTGTGGACCGAACACCTGGCGCTGCTGCCCGCCGTCGAGGCGCGGTGA